A window of Phragmites australis chromosome 15, lpPhrAust1.1, whole genome shotgun sequence genomic DNA:
TATTACTTTACAAGAGCATAGTTATATAGGAGCAGTTAGCTAAACAGTGGACATGGATGCCGGCCGCACCTTTCTCCCTTTGGTAAGCCGGAGGTCCGGGTACTCCTTCAGCACTGACCGAACTTGATCGTCCAAAGCGCCCCATTTCTGGCAAGTCAGGGGAGCAGTTTAGCACGCGCAGAAAAGAGACACAAAAGCGCAAGGCAGTTGCTGATTCGAAGCTGCCCATGACGATCTCCTGCTCACCTCCTCCTGGACGCAGCGGAAGTGGACGGAGAGGCAGAACTTGTTGTGCTCCACCCTCGCGCCGGGGATGGACCGCGTCTTGGCCGTCAGCGTGCGGTACACCTGCAGGAAATTGCAGGGAACATGCATGTCATGTCACCAAGTATCGATGCGATGATGCAAGGGACCGTGTCAGGAAGAGCAAGTGTCATGTGAGAAACTCCACCAGAATTTCCAAGAAAGACACTGGTCAGTGCTCACTGGTAGCTTGAGCTTGCTAGTAATTACCTCCTCAATTACAGGCAGGAAGTCACTCGCTGGTTGGCACACAATAGCTTCAGCCTGAGTTTCGCCGAAACAGCAAGCATGAAATTAGTTGAACAGAACAAGATTTGTCTGCCAAAATAAATACTGGTCCTTTTCATAAGAGATGCTGACAAGTGTAGGGGGTAGAGAGACAAATACATGTATGGGTGACTAGTACAGGAACTAACCTTTGCCTTGGTGTGCTTTGACTGCGCCGTGGGCCCCTTGATGTCCATGCCATGGCTCCCGGCGTAGTACAGCTCTGCCAGTTTCACAAAGTTGAACACCTGGATAGATATTGCACCGGGACATAACCACGAGCATGATGAATACAGTAAGTACTCGGCCACAAAAGAAAAGCAATACAGAAACATACCCACATGCATGAACACTTGCTAATTACATGCACAGTTCTCAATCTGCAACTCTAGGTTCATATATAGCAGAAGGCATGTATGTTACAAGGTCCGGAAAGACACCAAGAAGCAGATGTTTTTACAACACGAATTAAGCAGGTAAAACCCAAAATGCAGTGATGCTTGGTATTTGAATGCACCTTGTCTCTGCACCTCCCGCTCACAATCGCCGTCGGGAAATGCTCGGCGACGCCTCTCACCGCGTCTCGCATCTGCGGTGAAAAGAACACATGCATCACGTAATCAGGCACGGTAGAAACAGGGCCAGCGCGTGCGACTAAACAGAGCATGCTCTGCTTCGATTTCGCTAGAAAACTAACTTTTTTTTAACTGACCTCCTCTGTCATCACGGCGCTGTCGGGATCCTTGACGATCGGGGACAGGGTGCCGTCGTAGTCGAGGAACATCACGATGTGCTTCCCCTTCGCCGCGGCGAGAACCGACTCGAACTTGGCCAATGCCGACGGGTGCTTCTCCTGCGAACACCAGCGCCGGGTCAGGCCACGAGCACCGGCACAACAATTGGGAATGCCATGATGCGTGCGCACGTACCATCCAGTCGTCGTgctcggcgcggcgcggcgaggATGCCTTTGAGGAGTCCAGCCAAGACCCCGTCCTGGCCACACCCAGAGCAGCGAAGTCCATCTGCGCCGCGGCCTTCCTGCAGCCGCGTGCCCTCGGCGGCGGGAAGGACGTGAAGTGCCTCCCCGGTTGCGGTGGCGCCGCTGCGACGGCGGTGACTGCGTCCTCGGCGGCGAAGGTAGCGTGCTTCGTCATTGCGATCGCGGGGACGATCGGTCGAGAACGAAAACCACCGAACAAGCAGGACAAGGCAAAAGAAAACACCAGGGGCCAAGAGGAAGGCGTGCTTGTTTGGGTTGGGGTTTTGAGCGGTGCTGAGAGGGGTATATATAGAGGTGTCCAGCCGGATGTTTTCGGGGCGTTCCCGTGGTTGCGCTTGAGAAGACGCCGGTTTTGTAACAGCCGCAGCAGTATGTTAGGTCCGAATTCTTGGCTGCAATTGCTACAAACCTTTTTCTCCCCAGGGACAATTGCTACGAACCTTACATGTCTTCGTCAATAAAACTAGCGGAAATCCCCGTGCAATTGCACTGATAGATTAAAATTACAGCTCGAAGACGTATATAGAGCGCTGTACACAACTACACCATTTGTATTTGCTATACAATTTGAAGACTTATGTAAGCTTGCTTATGAGAGAGAATTATTGTGGTTGTAAGTATTTGTTATACTATTATAAACAGGGTTCAAAATTTCACCGGGTGTTTTTTCGCCCATGGGTGAAATCACCGAAATTTTGAAAGTTTCAAACAAATTGAtccaaacaaaattaaaaaaatttggaaaaaaaattaccgaaatTGCCAAAATTTTGGCCTAATTTTTGGGCAAAATTTCAATCGAAATTTCGGCAAGCTACAACAATGGAGCCCTGTTTATGCGCTTTCTTGCCGTCAGATAACGCGTTGTTAGTTTGCATGTGCTTTGGTTTTGCCGAATTTCAACCGAAAAACAAAGGATGCATTCAAAGAAAACAATTCACACATCTGACTTGAAGAAAGAACAGAACCAAAGATAGTTGTGAAACCGagcaaaatttcaatttttccaGTGATACTGAACAAGAGAATACCATCAAAACATGCAAATTAATTAGACGCTCAGTGCCGTCCATATAATTCTCCAAGCCAGCAGCATTAGTGTGAACGAGAATTTGAACAAATCAAAGCATTCACCCAGATGCACTGCTCTAGGCTGTTGGGATAACTAATATGATAAGATCATATTCAGTTTATAGGATAAAAAATTGTTGGAAATGTTTCATTTACCATGTGAGATCAAAACTTGTTTCTTAACAACCGTATAGCATGCACTTGTTTCTTGATGCTAGCAGAGCCCCTTGCTCATAGTACAAAAGATGCATCTGTTCTACCGATTGTATGTCTAGCCTCTACCGAAAAGAGTACTCTTGTTGCACATGTGTGTAGTAATGAAAGAGTACGCAATAAGTTCAGTCAAATTGTGTTTGCTTCTCAATATGATCTCAAAGACAAGGGACTAATCACTTTCAAAGATGGAAGTgataattcaccaaaataatTCCCTAAATGGAAAGGTGAAAACGCTAGCTATCATTGAATTATCTCACGCCTTGCTAGTGTCATGAAAATCATAATCACAAGCCGATCCAGCAAAATAAGTCTTGGCACCATAGAGTCTCTTATACTTAATTTTCTGCCAGCAGAGCCATGTTGGTATTTCATCAAGGTGCTTACAGTTGGGAGTGCAGATCCAAAGGACACACCAAAACTGGAATCAATTGCCATGGAGATAAGCAGAGGTCTCAACGGATCGTTCGTAGATGCAAACCAGCATTAGTGTATGGTTCGCATAAGTCTTAGGGAACTCAAGAAGAGAAATATCTCTTTGTGTGCTGCGCATGAGATTGTGAATGAAAAGAATCCTGTCAATCTAAGCGAGTTTTTGAATGAGGAACCGGAGTACCTAGGTTTAGGAGGAATTGATGACATCCTGCAATAGTCCACCGTTAGCCCACGTCGCCGAGCCGCATCGCTCATGCCCCACGCCGCTTATGTGGTCCAAACGCCACCGTCGCTCGGGTGGGAACGGACGAGTAAGTTTGGCCGCTTGGATGGGGAGGCAAGAGGATAAGgttagagaaaaaataaaatatttgaaaataggCTGCACATTTAGGGGAGTTTATGGTTAAATTTGAAATGTGCTTGGGCTACTCAATCAATTGGGATCAGGTCTATTTAAATTGGGTCGAATTTTTTTACTAGAATGAGCCAATTTTGATCTGGGCTGAAATTagcaaaattcacaaaaattcaCCTATTTTCCCcctgattataaatatgattacACTACTCCAAAACAtgttatcagtgccggttaaaaTATCTCAACAGTGtcggttttggaaccggcactgatgaggttttcctgaaacaaaaaaagaaaaaaaaaggcttaGCAAACGAACCGGCTCGATGCATTGAGTCAAGCCCGCTGCCGACTCCATCCGGTCCCTACCCTGCGCCGCCGTCAGCTTCTTCACCGCCACCAGCTCCCCGCCGGGGATGCTGCGGCTGTACACCTTCGTGAAACCTCCCCTACCCACCATGTTCTCTACATGCACACGGGCATCCATGGATGAGTTCTTGGAGGCGAAGCTCGCGAGCTAGTGTGTTAATGGAGGTCGTGGAGAGTGGCAACCTTTGTTGAAGTTGCGTGTGGCACTATTGAGCTCGACAAGGGAGAAGGTGTGGAGGGACGGCTTGAGGACGCAGAACTCTTGCACCTCATCGCGGTCCGGTTTGCGGATGCTGAAGCGCTGGAGCGTCGACGACATCGTCGACCCCAGCGACGGGATACCGGTGGAGAGCCGGCGCTTGGCCTCGCACCTCCATGTCTCGGCCACGGCCTTCCACGGTGGCCCATCGTGCCGCACCGCCGACGTCGTTGGTGCCGTCGGATTTGCTAGCGGTCAAAGCTAGCTCGTGCGGGCCCTGCCAAATCTGTGTTGCCTCTCTGCGTGCGGATCCACGGCCGTCCCACCAAGCACTGGCCGCCCCTAGATCCGTGCTGCCCCATCCCCGTCCGCCTCTCCGCACCTCGCCTCTGCGCCACCAGTCCGCCGAGCCGCACCACTAGGGGAGAGGATCCGGCTGCAGCACCCATCCTTCTTCCCCGAGCTCCAGCCCCATCAGACCCTTCCCTGCACCGAGCTCCTTTGCTCCTTGTCGCCGCTCGACCCTGCTCCGCCCGTGAATCTCAGCCTCCATCGCATGGGTCTTGGCCGCCGCTCTCTGTTTGCCTGTGGAGCACGCCATCAAGTGTGTGGAGAGAGCGTGAGAGATAGAGGGGGAGAGATAAGTgtgagagagacggagagattgtgagagagagtgagcgtgagagagagaacataattttttttctaagagtAAGAAAAGAGTATAAATGGAAAATGTGCGATATGTTGTGAATAGCTTCGTGTAAGAAAGTCTAATTTTCTTATGTATAAAACTTGATTTTTACTCGTCACTTCTAGTAGAAATTCTGAGCGTGAGATTGACGGAGATAGAGACAGATGCGAGCCGGATGCGTCTTAAAcgaatttaataaaaaatttcagGTTCAGCTCCAcccttcagtgccggttgataACAAAACCCGACACTGTTACTATCAATGCCATTTTTatataaaccggcactgataatacTTACCAGTGCCGGTTTTTATCCGAATGGACGGGTTTCTGCCTGATTGTATtgtgaaccggcactgatacactatcagtgttggtttcaGCCTAATCGTCATTGATGAGTCGCTACTTTTGaccggttctgtagtagtgttaatACTTGCAGTTGTACCTTTGGCACCAAAGTAAGTCGTATAGatcctttctcttctctctccctctctctcgttaATGCAGGAATTGTCTATGCTTGTACCTCATTATTCCACTATAATCTGATCCACCAAAATAAGTGATCTAGATTAATTTTCTCTTGATTAAAGTTTGAACTGTAGGATTTCCTTTCTTTTGTTATAGAGTAACATGGGAAAATTATAGATCTTAGGGCAAAAGAGGCGTCTTGAATGCCACCAACTTTTTCTATATACACATGAGATGAGTAATAAATACGTGTGGGATATCTCTGTGTTCAAATAATAAAGATGAGTGGGAGTTTCTAATATGGCCTATTTACACATTGTATTTTTGTAGACAAAGGAAATACAACTTCTGATCTTTACACCAACAGAACGTCAAAACATTAAGATATATATAACCATTTTATAAATTTGATTACTCATATTGAGTCTAGTACTTAACTTGGTTGGACGGATTTCACCATAAGAAC
This region includes:
- the LOC133893563 gene encoding trehalose 6-phosphate phosphatase RA3-like, which gives rise to MTKHATFAAEDAVTAVAAAPPQPGRHFTSFPPPRARGCRKAAAQMDFAALGVARTGSWLDSSKASSPRRAEHDDWMEKHPSALAKFESVLAAAKGKHIVMFLDYDGTLSPIVKDPDSAVMTEEMRDAVRGVAEHFPTAIVSGRCRDKVFNFVKLAELYYAGSHGMDIKGPTAQSKHTKAKAEAIVCQPASDFLPVIEEVYRTLTAKTRSIPGARVEHNKFCLSVHFRCVQEEKWGALDDQVRSVLKEYPDLRLTKGRKVLEIRPSIEWDKGNALEFLLEALGFADSTNVFPIYIGDDRTDEDAFKVLHNMGQGIGILVTKIPKETSASYSLREPSEVKEFLHKLVRSKSN